The Rubrivirga sp. SAORIC476 genome contains a region encoding:
- a CDS encoding winged helix-turn-helix domain-containing protein, with amino-acid sequence MATSTPQEITILVVDDEEDVVEIISHFLREEGYNVLTAYDADEALSKASPDIDAILLDVMLPGMSGFEIAKRLRGRVETEKIPIIMMTAKTEESDQLEGLANADQYLTKPVSPKVVLANIRAVLRRTGTEESKTLSVAGLTIYEDEYRATLDGDDLGLTLTEFELLRYLVRHPRKAFTRQQLLETIWKDAMMVTERTVDAHIKNLREKLGEFAKHIQTVRGVGYRFVEEAESEA; translated from the coding sequence ATGGCTACCTCCACCCCGCAGGAGATCACCATTCTCGTCGTCGATGACGAGGAGGACGTCGTCGAGATCATCTCCCACTTCCTCCGCGAGGAGGGCTACAACGTCCTCACCGCCTACGATGCCGACGAGGCTCTCTCGAAGGCCAGCCCGGACATCGACGCGATCCTCCTCGACGTGATGCTCCCTGGCATGAGCGGCTTCGAGATCGCCAAGCGCCTCCGCGGCCGTGTCGAGACGGAGAAGATCCCGATCATCATGATGACGGCGAAGACGGAGGAGTCCGACCAGCTGGAGGGCCTCGCCAACGCCGACCAGTACCTGACCAAGCCGGTCAGCCCGAAGGTCGTGCTCGCCAACATCCGGGCCGTGCTGCGCCGGACGGGCACCGAGGAGAGCAAGACGCTGTCCGTCGCTGGCCTCACCATCTACGAGGACGAGTACCGCGCCACCCTCGACGGCGACGACCTCGGTCTGACGCTGACGGAGTTCGAACTGCTTCGCTACCTCGTCCGCCACCCTCGCAAGGCGTTCACCCGCCAGCAACTGCTTGAGACGATCTGGAAGGACGCCATGATGGTGACCGAGCGGACCGTCGACGCGCACATCAAGAACCTCCGGGAGAAGCTGGGCGAGTTCGCCAAGCACATCCAGACGGTCCGCGGCGTCGGCTACCGGTTCGTCGAAGAGGCAGAGTCCGAGGCCTAG
- a CDS encoding alanine dehydrogenase translates to MEIPAFQGLSVESTLLPLEKPAEIGERTQRLRIGVPSESGNDERRVALAPYAAALLVANGHEVRIEAGAGAEAQFADSEYADAGCDVVDTPGEVYSECDLIVKVFPPRADELDLMRERQVLISALHLGGLQAETLRRLMELRITGIGFEFIADADGTLPIVRMMHEISGSMAVQTAARLLESSEGGRGVMLGGISGVPPATVVILGAGVIGEWAARTAIGFGAHTIVLDTDLTALRAIEHVLDRRVTTAMANPTYVKRAVQNADVVIGAAMSVGQRSPVVVTEDMVAAMRSGSVVVDLVIDQGGCVETSRPTTPDEPTFVAHGVVHHCVPNLPSSVARTGTYALSNALTPYVLEIGEAGSINDALWSNVSLRTGAYVYRRHLTKKSLAAMFGMPHRDIELLIASGI, encoded by the coding sequence ATGGAAATCCCCGCCTTCCAGGGTCTCAGCGTCGAGTCGACGCTCCTGCCGCTCGAAAAGCCCGCCGAGATCGGTGAGCGTACCCAGCGCCTGCGCATCGGTGTGCCGAGCGAATCCGGCAACGACGAGCGCCGGGTCGCGCTGGCCCCTTATGCTGCCGCCCTGCTCGTCGCCAACGGGCACGAGGTCCGCATCGAGGCGGGCGCGGGCGCCGAGGCCCAGTTCGCCGACAGCGAGTACGCAGACGCGGGCTGCGACGTGGTCGACACGCCGGGCGAGGTCTACTCCGAGTGCGACCTGATCGTGAAGGTGTTCCCGCCACGGGCCGACGAGCTCGACCTGATGCGCGAGCGCCAGGTGCTCATCTCGGCGCTCCACCTCGGCGGCCTCCAGGCCGAGACGCTCCGGCGCCTGATGGAACTCCGCATCACCGGCATCGGCTTCGAGTTCATCGCCGACGCCGACGGGACGCTGCCCATCGTCCGCATGATGCACGAGATCTCCGGGTCGATGGCAGTGCAGACGGCGGCGCGGCTGCTGGAGTCGAGCGAGGGGGGGCGCGGCGTGATGCTGGGCGGCATCTCGGGCGTGCCCCCGGCGACGGTCGTCATCCTGGGTGCGGGCGTCATCGGCGAGTGGGCGGCGCGGACCGCCATCGGCTTCGGGGCGCACACCATCGTGCTCGACACCGACCTGACGGCGCTGCGGGCCATCGAGCACGTCCTCGACCGGCGCGTGACGACGGCCATGGCCAACCCGACCTACGTGAAGCGCGCCGTTCAGAACGCCGACGTGGTGATCGGCGCCGCGATGTCGGTCGGGCAGCGCTCGCCCGTGGTGGTGACCGAAGACATGGTGGCCGCGATGCGCTCCGGGTCCGTCGTCGTGGACCTCGTCATCGACCAGGGCGGCTGCGTGGAGACGAGCCGCCCGACGACGCCCGACGAGCCGACCTTTGTGGCGCACGGCGTCGTCCACCACTGCGTCCCGAACCTGCCGTCCTCGGTGGCGCGGACGGGCACCTACGCGCTCTCGAACGCGCTCACGCCGTATGTGCTGGAGATCGGCGAGGCGGGCAGCATCAACGATGCCCTCTGGTCCAACGTCTCGCTGCGGACCGGCGCCTACGTCTACCGTCGACACCTGACGAAGAAGAGCCTCGCGGCCATGTTCGGGATGCCGCATCGCGATATTGAGTTGCTGATCGCCTCTGGTATCTGA
- a CDS encoding T9SS type A sorting domain-containing protein, with product MQLIDILNSSQGSRIQRIQTTYNRSGSAATTVANAEPLADGRGASDVIGCLGGHPTHMHVTRVPGGRTASGFNFAGTDGAAWTERGLRSEADRLGVSPASATAPTGRLSAIVAPNPITGDRLRFQVVAEPGMRVRAEVYDVVGRAVGEVAVATGPAGRTPATVGLDGLAPSLYALRLTAGDEVATQTFVVVR from the coding sequence ATGCAGCTTATCGACATCCTGAACAGCTCGCAGGGCAGCCGCATCCAACGGATCCAGACGACCTACAACCGGAGCGGGAGCGCTGCGACCACCGTCGCCAACGCGGAGCCGCTCGCCGACGGCCGCGGCGCGTCGGACGTGATCGGCTGCCTCGGCGGCCATCCGACGCACATGCACGTCACGCGGGTACCCGGCGGCCGCACCGCCAGCGGCTTCAACTTCGCCGGCACGGACGGCGCCGCGTGGACCGAGCGCGGACTACGAAGCGAGGCCGACCGCCTCGGGGTCAGCCCCGCTTCCGCAACGGCCCCGACTGGGCGGCTCTCAGCGATCGTCGCGCCGAACCCGATCACCGGTGACCGCCTCCGCTTCCAGGTCGTGGCCGAGCCGGGGATGCGCGTCCGGGCCGAGGTCTACGACGTGGTCGGGCGGGCCGTCGGCGAGGTCGCCGTCGCCACCGGGCCCGCGGGCCGGACGCCCGCGACGGTGGGCCTGGACGGGCTCGCGCCTAGCCTGTACGCCCTCCGGCTGACGGCGGGCGACGAGGTCGCGACCCAGACGTTCGTCGTCGTACGCTAG
- the lhgO gene encoding L-2-hydroxyglutarate oxidase gives MRADLIVVGGGLVGLATARAALAARPGLRVTVVEKEPAVGRHQSSRNSGVLHAGLYYRPGSRKAALCQAGKARMEAFCDAEGIPFVRSGKVVVAVDASEVPRLDALQERAAQNGVAVERLDADGLREHEPHAAGVAALWVPSTGVTDFGAVADRMALRLLEAGAELRTGTSVVGGRETAAGVVVETDRGPIEARALVTCAGLWADRVAKQFGARPSVELVPFRGEYVALRPAAAGLVHGLIYPVPDPALPFLGVHLTRRIDGTVDAGPSAALAFARDGYRLRDDRLGDLGEALGSVAFRRLARRHLRSGLGELGRSLSLRVFWNAARRLVPELALDDLVRAPSGVRAQALHPDGTLADDFVIESTARAVHVINAPSPAATASLAVGEVIAEQVLARL, from the coding sequence GGCGGCGGCCTCGTCGGGCTGGCGACGGCACGCGCGGCGCTGGCGGCACGTCCCGGCCTCCGCGTCACTGTGGTCGAGAAGGAGCCCGCCGTCGGGCGCCACCAGTCGAGCCGCAACTCGGGCGTGCTCCACGCGGGGCTCTACTACCGGCCCGGCAGCCGCAAGGCCGCGCTCTGCCAAGCGGGCAAGGCGCGGATGGAGGCCTTCTGCGACGCCGAGGGCATCCCGTTCGTCCGCTCCGGAAAGGTGGTCGTGGCCGTCGACGCCTCCGAGGTGCCCCGTCTCGACGCGCTGCAAGAGCGGGCCGCCCAGAACGGCGTGGCCGTCGAGCGGCTGGACGCCGACGGACTCCGGGAGCACGAACCCCACGCGGCGGGCGTCGCCGCGCTCTGGGTGCCGTCCACCGGCGTGACCGATTTCGGTGCCGTGGCCGACCGCATGGCGCTCCGCCTGCTGGAGGCGGGCGCGGAGTTGCGCACCGGCACGTCGGTGGTGGGCGGACGCGAGACGGCTGCGGGCGTGGTCGTGGAAACCGACCGCGGCCCTATCGAAGCGCGTGCGCTCGTGACCTGCGCGGGCCTCTGGGCCGACCGCGTCGCGAAGCAGTTCGGCGCCCGGCCGTCCGTGGAGCTGGTCCCCTTCCGAGGCGAGTACGTCGCGCTCCGCCCCGCGGCGGCCGGCCTCGTGCACGGGCTGATCTACCCGGTGCCGGACCCCGCCCTCCCCTTCCTCGGCGTTCACCTCACGCGCCGCATCGATGGGACCGTGGACGCCGGGCCGAGCGCGGCGCTGGCGTTCGCCCGCGACGGCTACCGTCTCCGCGACGATCGCCTGGGCGACCTCGGCGAGGCGCTCGGGTCGGTTGCGTTCCGGCGGCTCGCGCGGCGGCACCTGCGCTCCGGGCTCGGCGAGCTGGGCCGGTCGCTGAGCCTGCGCGTGTTCTGGAACGCTGCACGGCGGCTCGTCCCGGAGTTGGCGCTCGACGACCTCGTCCGCGCCCCGTCCGGCGTCCGCGCTCAGGCCCTCCACCCTGACGGCACGCTGGCGGACGACTTCGTCATCGAGTCCACTGCGCGGGCGGTCCACGTGATCAACGCGCCCAGCCCGGCGGCGACGGCGTCCCTCGCGGTCGGGGAGGTGATCGCGGAGCAGGTCCTCGCCCGGCTGTAA
- a CDS encoding HAMP domain-containing sensor histidine kinase, producing MRWRNVRELVYPRRASTQTWMMLTFAFFVGLAVVGVGLYAFLILQGQVRDAARETVREQAERLAVQLEAQPDRASRLDLAQQIAELTQVDVGIATRDEVIGDFGPSADLGGDPTPFFEREEVVEALAADDQVGFAERRGVDGGMQLHMALVRPESGLIVRIGEPVPQLLRAIQSLQAALAVGMVLALLTALVGAWTAARQVTRPLTAITRSAQQINEGDLDGRITVRTRAAEFQDLARSLNHMAGRFRADIHELRRMQRIQNEFIGNVSHEVKNPIFAVFGYLEALGSDTLPTEQRKRYAQKGLANLQRLNSLFSDLIEIAKLEYREDSIRPTEFDLQDLIGEIGEMLDPKAEAKGLELTYANDPLLVVADRNRIRQVLTNLIDNAIAYSDEGSVRCRMRRHMDKARVEVVDTGRGIPEEHLDRIFERFYRVDTARSRKEGGTGLGLAIVRQILEAHGSTIHVESTKNRGTRFWFELPLAESVPGGDGAAVSARTETA from the coding sequence ATGCGCTGGCGCAACGTCCGCGAACTCGTTTATCCACGTCGGGCCTCGACCCAGACGTGGATGATGCTCACGTTTGCCTTTTTCGTGGGGCTGGCGGTGGTGGGCGTCGGGCTGTACGCATTCCTGATCCTCCAGGGGCAGGTCCGCGATGCCGCCCGGGAGACGGTCCGCGAGCAGGCCGAGCGACTCGCCGTCCAGCTCGAAGCCCAGCCCGACCGCGCGTCGCGGCTGGACCTCGCGCAGCAAATCGCTGAGCTGACGCAGGTCGATGTCGGGATCGCCACCCGCGACGAGGTCATCGGCGACTTCGGGCCCTCTGCCGACCTCGGCGGCGACCCGACCCCGTTCTTCGAGCGCGAGGAGGTGGTCGAGGCACTCGCCGCAGACGACCAGGTCGGCTTCGCCGAGCGGCGGGGCGTCGATGGAGGCATGCAACTCCACATGGCGCTCGTGCGGCCCGAGTCGGGCCTGATCGTCCGCATCGGAGAGCCAGTGCCGCAACTGCTCCGGGCCATCCAGTCGCTCCAGGCGGCGCTGGCGGTGGGCATGGTGCTGGCGCTGCTGACGGCGCTCGTCGGCGCGTGGACGGCCGCCCGTCAGGTCACGCGCCCGCTGACGGCGATCACCCGGAGCGCGCAGCAGATCAACGAAGGCGACCTCGACGGCCGCATCACGGTCCGCACGCGCGCTGCCGAGTTTCAGGACCTCGCCCGCAGCCTGAACCACATGGCGGGCCGGTTCCGGGCGGACATCCACGAACTCCGGCGGATGCAGCGCATCCAGAACGAGTTCATCGGCAACGTGAGCCACGAGGTGAAGAACCCCATCTTCGCCGTCTTCGGCTACCTCGAAGCGCTCGGCTCAGACACGCTACCCACCGAACAGCGCAAACGCTACGCTCAGAAGGGGTTGGCGAACCTTCAGCGCCTCAACAGCCTGTTCTCGGACCTGATCGAGATCGCCAAGCTGGAGTACCGTGAGGACTCGATCCGCCCGACCGAGTTCGACCTCCAGGACCTCATCGGCGAGATCGGGGAGATGCTCGACCCGAAGGCCGAGGCGAAGGGGCTGGAACTGACCTACGCCAACGACCCGCTGCTGGTCGTGGCCGACCGCAACCGGATCCGGCAGGTGCTGACCAACCTGATCGACAACGCCATCGCGTATTCCGACGAAGGGTCGGTACGCTGCCGGATGCGCCGCCACATGGACAAGGCGCGCGTGGAGGTCGTCGACACGGGCCGCGGCATCCCCGAGGAGCACCTCGACCGCATCTTCGAGCGCTTCTACAGGGTCGACACGGCGCGTTCGCGCAAGGAGGGGGGCACCGGGCTCGGCCTCGCCATCGTCCGCCAGATCCTCGAAGCGCACGGCTCGACGATCCACGTCGAGAGCACCAAGAACCGAGGCACGCGCTTCTGGTTCGAACTGCCGCTCGCCGAGTCGGTGCCCGGTGGCGACGGCGCGGCGGTGAGCGCGCGCACGGAAACCGCCTGA
- a CDS encoding TfoX/Sxy family protein has product MALPSSLRNLGPVSDWMLADVGIHSADDLREVGAVMAYRMVRHRYAGATRHLLYALVGALDDRHWASFSEDEKRAIQERAAGTLDVGPASP; this is encoded by the coding sequence GTGGCCCTCCCGTCGAGCCTCCGCAACCTGGGGCCGGTCTCCGACTGGATGCTCGCCGACGTAGGCATCCACTCCGCCGACGACCTCCGCGAGGTAGGCGCAGTGATGGCCTATCGGATGGTCCGGCACCGCTATGCGGGCGCGACGCGGCACCTGCTCTATGCCCTCGTCGGCGCGCTGGACGACCGTCACTGGGCGAGCTTCTCGGAAGACGAAAAACGGGCGATACAGGAGCGGGCCGCCGGCACGCTCGACGTCGGGCCTGCCAGTCCCTGA
- a CDS encoding BLUF domain-containing protein, with protein sequence MDDLYALVYVSEAVSPFTEAELDTLLEVSRAYNRRLGVTGFLAYEDPVAEERPGTFVQRIEGPRDAVRDVFEQRILPATRHVNVEVKMEGAIRQRTFGDWTMAFQRRAADDPEGFDHLVDRLGPPPA encoded by the coding sequence GTGGACGATCTCTACGCCCTCGTCTACGTCTCCGAGGCGGTCAGCCCGTTCACGGAGGCCGAACTGGACACCCTCCTGGAGGTGTCGCGCGCCTACAACCGCCGCCTCGGCGTGACCGGCTTCCTCGCCTACGAGGACCCCGTGGCCGAGGAGCGTCCCGGCACCTTCGTCCAGCGGATCGAGGGACCGCGAGACGCCGTGCGCGACGTGTTCGAGCAACGCATCCTCCCGGCGACGCGACACGTGAACGTGGAGGTCAAGATGGAGGGAGCGATCCGGCAGCGCACCTTCGGCGACTGGACGATGGCCTTCCAGCGCCGCGCCGCGGACGACCCCGAGGGCTTCGACCACCTCGTCGACCGCCTCGGCCCGCCACCCGCATAG
- the alr gene encoding alanine racemase → MLPPVALRAETDLGAIRHNVRTLAALRRDAVMGVVKANAYGHGAVPVSRVLLAEGVTWLAVATLPEAIALRDAGIEARTLVLAAPLPDFLPAYERHGLDAVVASPEGAEAVIARTPSVRVHVKVDTGMHRLGVAPGEAAETVRRLTAAGVEVVALWTHLATADAADPSFAFLQVRRFDGVLRDLGADAPPLVHVANGPAHVRLPPVTSRPALTRLGGVLYGMASDPSMAPAMTDLRAAMRLIARVVHLQTVAPGESVSYGRTWVAERPTRIATLAVGYADGIPRSLSNRGEVGIAGRRAAIVGRVCMDMTMVSLGDPGGWGGSVEVGAEAVVFGPGGPSIEEAAASAGTFAYTLPTGLTARVHRVLREG, encoded by the coding sequence GTGCTCCCGCCCGTCGCCCTGCGCGCCGAGACCGACCTCGGCGCCATCCGCCACAACGTCCGCACGCTCGCCGCGCTTCGTCGGGACGCCGTGATGGGCGTCGTCAAGGCCAACGCCTACGGCCACGGGGCGGTCCCCGTATCACGCGTGCTGCTGGCGGAGGGTGTTACGTGGCTGGCGGTCGCGACGCTGCCCGAGGCCATCGCGTTGCGCGATGCAGGGATCGAGGCCCGCACCCTGGTTCTTGCGGCGCCGCTCCCAGACTTCCTGCCCGCCTACGAACGCCACGGCCTCGACGCAGTCGTGGCGTCCCCGGAGGGGGCTGAGGCTGTGATCGCGCGGACGCCGTCGGTGCGGGTCCACGTCAAGGTGGACACCGGCATGCACCGCCTCGGCGTGGCGCCGGGGGAGGCCGCCGAGACGGTGCGGCGCCTGACCGCGGCCGGAGTCGAGGTGGTGGCCCTGTGGACACACCTCGCCACGGCCGACGCCGCCGACCCCAGCTTCGCGTTCCTCCAGGTCCGCCGCTTCGACGGCGTCCTGCGCGACCTCGGCGCGGACGCGCCGCCGCTGGTGCACGTCGCCAACGGCCCGGCGCACGTTCGCCTGCCGCCCGTCACGTCGCGTCCCGCGCTGACCCGCCTCGGAGGCGTCCTCTACGGAATGGCGTCCGACCCGTCGATGGCCCCCGCGATGACCGATCTCCGCGCGGCGATGCGGCTCATCGCCCGCGTGGTCCACCTCCAGACCGTCGCCCCCGGCGAGTCGGTCAGCTACGGGCGGACGTGGGTCGCCGAGCGCCCGACGCGCATCGCCACGCTGGCGGTCGGGTACGCCGACGGGATCCCGCGGTCGCTCTCGAACCGCGGCGAGGTCGGCATCGCGGGACGGCGGGCAGCGATTGTCGGGCGCGTCTGCATGGACATGACGATGGTTTCCCTCGGCGACCCCGGCGGGTGGGGAGGCTCGGTCGAGGTCGGCGCCGAGGCGGTCGTGTTCGGGCCGGGCGGGCCGAGCATCGAAGAGGCGGCGGCGAGCGCCGGGACCTTCGCGTACACCCTCCCGACGGGGCTCACGGCGCGCGTCCACCGCGTCCTGCGGGAGGGCTGA